The following coding sequences are from one Musa acuminata AAA Group cultivar baxijiao chromosome BXJ1-6, Cavendish_Baxijiao_AAA, whole genome shotgun sequence window:
- the LOC135581603 gene encoding uncharacterized protein LOC135581603 isoform X1: protein MGAGEGGGEMAAAAISLDGVRDKNVMQLKKFNTALFPVRYNDKYYADALASGDFTRLAYFSDICVGSIACRLEKKEGGAICVYIMTLGVLAPYRGLGVGTKLLNHVLDLSHKQNIWEIYLHVQTNNDDAIAFYKKFGFEITDTIRNYYMNISPPDCYVLGKVIAQPHAKK, encoded by the exons ATGGGGGCGGGAGAAGGAGGGGGGGAAATGGCGGCGGCTGCGATATCGCTGGACGGGGTTCGGGACAAGAACGTCATGCAGCTGAAGAAGTTCAACACTGCCCTCTTCCCTGTCCGCTACAACGACAAATACTACGCCGATGCCCTCGCCTCCGGCGACTTCACCAGGCTCG CTTATTTCAGTGACATATGTGTTGGTTCAATTGCATGTCGGCTTGAGAAGAAGGAAGGAGGGGCCATCTGTGTTTATATTATGACCCTAGGTGTTTTGGCACCATACCGTGGGCTTGGAGTTG GTACAAAGCTGTTGAATCATGTACTGGACTTGTCACACAAGCAGAATATTTGGGAGATCTACTTGCATGTGCAGACAAACAATGACGATGCAATTGCCTTCTATAAAAAGTTTGGATTTGAAATCACAGACACCATACGGAATTATTATATGAACATCAGTCCACCCGATTGTTACGTGCTCGGTAAAGTCATTGCCCAACCTCACGCAAAAAAATGA
- the LOC135581603 gene encoding uncharacterized protein LOC135581603 isoform X2, with amino-acid sequence MGAGEGGGEMAAAAISLDGVRDKNVMQLKKFNTALFPVRYNDKYYADALASGDFTRLGPSRLLPALDLKEGGAICVYIMTLGVLAPYRGLGVGTKLLNHVLDLSHKQNIWEIYLHVQTNNDDAIAFYKKFGFEITDTIRNYYMNISPPDCYVLGKVIAQPHAKK; translated from the exons ATGGGGGCGGGAGAAGGAGGGGGGGAAATGGCGGCGGCTGCGATATCGCTGGACGGGGTTCGGGACAAGAACGTCATGCAGCTGAAGAAGTTCAACACTGCCCTCTTCCCTGTCCGCTACAACGACAAATACTACGCCGATGCCCTCGCCTCCGGCGACTTCACCAGGCTCGGTCCGTCCCGTCTCCTCCCTGCCCTCGATTTG AAGGAAGGAGGGGCCATCTGTGTTTATATTATGACCCTAGGTGTTTTGGCACCATACCGTGGGCTTGGAGTTG GTACAAAGCTGTTGAATCATGTACTGGACTTGTCACACAAGCAGAATATTTGGGAGATCTACTTGCATGTGCAGACAAACAATGACGATGCAATTGCCTTCTATAAAAAGTTTGGATTTGAAATCACAGACACCATACGGAATTATTATATGAACATCAGTCCACCCGATTGTTACGTGCTCGGTAAAGTCATTGCCCAACCTCACGCAAAAAAATGA
- the LOC135677294 gene encoding protein SLENDER RICE1-LIKE 1-like, whose translation MSSSFRSDMGTDPYDSVGDDRWIIASASDRGSSRGEIDSLLHGAGYRVRSTDLRHVAIGLEQLESTMVGHQCVASSAEAIHYNPSDLTAWVDSMLSELAPDPHLLRHPQSTATANTWADPTQQRPSLHRLENHHQHRNVPAVSLQSMDEEEDAAIRLVHLLVSCADSVQRGDSEMAGSLLDQTRLALARVNTGFGIGKVAGYFVDALCRRLYPPPPSATGGGGSAANLEILYHHFYEACPYIKFAHFTANQAILEAFQGHDRVHVVDFNLMHGLQWPALIQALALRPGGPPLLRLTGIGAPSPDGRDALREVGLRLAELARSVQVRFAFRGVAATRLEHVRPWMFQVAPGEAVAVNTVLQLHRLLGDRASPEGSDAAAAEPIDTVLEWIVGLKPKIVTVVEQEADHNKPSFLDRFTEALFYYSTMFDSLEGGRVGGSHRGGQQQQQTVVAAVAEAYLQREMCNIVCFEGAARVERHEPLARWRDRLGRAGLRAVHLGSNAFKQASMLLTLFSGEGYCVEEVAGCLTLGWHSRPLISASAWRADDADDASPPRDHQTLVLQDHSSSITSGSNNVVDGDDHLHQHSVMRSHMGSSDRINDTGSGSSCSRV comes from the coding sequence ATGTCCTCCTCCTTCCGGTCGGATATGGGAACCGATCCGTACGATTCGGTGGGAGACGACCGGTGGATAATAGCCTCAGCCTCCGACCGGGGCTCCTCCCGCGGTGAGATCGACAGCCTCCTCCATGGCGCCGGCTACCGCGTCCGTTCGACGGATCTCCGCCACGTCGCCATCGGCCTGGAGCAGCTCGAGTCCACCATGGTAGGCCACCAGTGCGTCGCGTCCTCGGCGGAGGCGATCCACTACAACCCCTCCGACCTCACCGCCTGGGTCGACTCCATGCTCTCCGAGCTCGCCCCCGACCCGCATTTGCTGCGGCATCCACAGAGCACCGCCACCGCCAACACGTGGGCGGATCCGACGCAACAACGTCCATCGCTTCACCGTCTAGAGAACCACCACCAGCATCGGAACGTTCCGGCGGTCTCACTCCAGAGCATGGACGAAGAGGAGGACGCGGCCATCCGTCTCGTGCACCTACTCGTCAGCTGCGCCGACTCCGTCCAACGCGGCGACTCCGAAATGGCCGGGAGCCTCCTCGACCAGACGCGGCTGGCTCTCGCCCGCGTCAACACCGGCTTCGGCATCGGCAAGGTCGCCGGCTACTTCGTCGACGCCCTCTGCCGGCGCCTCTACCCTCCGCCTCCGTCTGCCACCGGTGGCGGTGGATCGGCGGCTAATCTGGAGATCCTCTACCACCATTTCTACGAGGCCTGCCCTTACATCAAGTTCGCCCATTTCACGGCGAACCAGGCCATCCTGGAAGCCTTCCAAGGGCACGATCGTGTCCACGTGGTCGACTTCAACCTGATGCACGGCCTCCAGTGGCCGGCGCTAATCCAGGCCCTGGCTCTCCGCCCCGGCGGGCCCCCTCTTCTCCGCCTCACCGGGATCGGCGCCCCCTCGCCCGACGGGCGCGACGCTCTCCGCGAGGTCGGCCTCCGCCTCGCCGAGCTCGCCCGTTCGGTCCAAGTCAGGTTCGCCTTCCGCGGGGTCGCCGCCACCCGGCTGGAGCACGTCCGGCCGTGGATGTTCCAGGTAGCCCCGGGCGAGGCCGTCGCGGTGAACACGGTGCTGCAACTCCACCGCCTCCTCGGGGATCGTGCCTCCCCCGAGGGAAGCGACGCAGCGGCCGCGGAGCCAATCGACACGGTGCTGGAGTGGATCGTGGGGCTGAAGCCCAAGATCGTGACGGTGGTGGAGCAGGAGGCCGACCACAACAAGCCGTCGTTCTTGGACCGGTTCACCGAGGCGCTCTTCTATTACTCGACCATGTTCGACTCGTTGGAGGGCGGAAGAGTGGGCGGATCACATCGCGGtggtcagcagcagcagcagacggTGGTTGCTGCGGTGGCGGAGGCGTACCTGCAGCGGGAAATGTGCAACATCGTGTGCTTCGAGGGGGCGGCCCGGGTGGAGCGGCACGAGCCTCTGGCTCGGTGGAGAGATCGGCTGGGCCGGGCGGGTCTGAGGGCCGTCCATCTCGGTTCCAACGCGTTCAAGCAAGCGAGCATGTTGCTGACGCTCTTCTCCGGGGAGGGCTACTGCGTGGAGGAGGTGGCCGGCTGTTTGACGCTCGGCTGGCACAGCCGGCCACTCATCTCCGCATCCGCCTGGCGAGCCGACGACGCCGACGACGCATCCCCGCCGCGCGATCACCAGACCCTAGTCCTTCAAGATCACAGCAGCAGCATCACCAGTGGCAGTAACAACGTCGTCGACGGCGACGACCACCTTCACCAACATAGCGTGATGAGGAGTCACATGGGGAGTAGTGACAGGATCAACGATActggcagcggcagcagctgcAGCAGAGTATAG
- the LOC135581602 gene encoding protein PARTING DANCERS homolog: MGSYHRMGAGERGPDMAAVPVSLDALASGDCTKLGSGVCLMNPTWRDEQHPSFIRFIASFLSANSYRLNFLPISPDFIFNNGGLSVAFIFETTWDPDKASVVFSRVERLKAQFRLLYVVIGVPTREQNDSFNHLYFKYGVELGRPTFVLVRDPEMGFEKIVKIAHARGVCKRQDAVGTMRSERERAVQGMDMFLRVVTSIPGIDDHDANALVQSIGSIEAISKASKSFILETTDLSVEKAERIVRFFRDPKNYLSPKLD, encoded by the exons ATGGGGTCATATCATCGAATGGGTGCCGGCGAACGAGGACCGGATATGGCGGCGGTGCCGGTATCGCTGGACGCTCTCGCCTCCGGCGACTGCACCAAGCTCG GCAGTGGGGTCTGTTTGATGAACCCAACCTGGAGAGACGAGCAGCATCCCTCCTTCATCCGTTTCATTGCTTCATTCCTAAGTGCAAACTCATACCGTCTTAATTTCCTACCGATATCCCCT GACTTCATATTCAACAATGGCGGATTGTCAGTAGCATTCATTTTCGAAACAACTTGGGATCCTGATAAGGCTTCCGTCGTCTTTTCCAG AGTTGAAAGGCTGAAGGCTCAATTCAGGCTTTTATATGTAGTCATTGGTGTCCCAACGAGAGAGCAAAATGATTCTTTTAATCATTTATACTTCAA GTATGGCGTAGAACTTGGTAGACCGACCTTTGTGCTGGTTCGCGATCCAGAGATGGGGTTTGAGAAGATTGTGAAGATAGCACATGCTCGTGGAG TATGTAAACGACAAGACGCGGTTGGTACGATGAGGAGCGAG CGTGAGAGAGCTGTGCAAGGAATGGATATGTTCCTTAGAGTGGTCACCTCCATCCCTGGCATCGACGATCATGATGCAAATGCG CTCGTGCAATCTATCGGCTCTATCGAAGCAATATCCAAAGCATCCAAGAGCTTTATTTTGGAGACAACTGACCTTTCGGTCGAGAAAGCCGAAAGAATCGTTAGGTTTTTCAGAGATCCAAAGAACTATCTCAGTCCAAAACTCGACTAA